A single region of the Chiroxiphia lanceolata isolate bChiLan1 chromosome 22, bChiLan1.pri, whole genome shotgun sequence genome encodes:
- the AGTRAP gene encoding type-1 angiotensin II receptor-associated protein isoform X2, with translation MELPVVSLKAIILVHWLLTVWGCMNHILPASYAWGNFSVLAVGIWAIVQRDSLDAIAMFLAGLLLTVLTDIIHISIFYPSHDHLGDTTRFSVGMAIFSLLLKPLACYLVYRMYRERGGEYTFNIGVTSAGQDRSTYEPIDQSEAPPQWPPPGKAAQPPY, from the exons ATGGAGCTGCCGGTCGTCAGCCTCAAG gCCATCATTCTGGTGCACTGGCTGCTCACAGTGTG GGGATGCATGAATCACATCTTGCCAGCCTCCTATGCCTGGGGAAATTTCAGTGTCCTTGCAGTGGGGATCTGGGCCATTGTGCAGCGAGATTCCCTCGATGCCATCGCAATG TTCCTGGCTGgcctgctgctcacagtgctCACGGACATCATTCACATCTCTATCTTCTACCCCTCACACGACCATCTCGGCGACACAACCCGTTTCAGTGTGGGCATGGCCATCTTCAGCCTCCTCCTCAAACCCCTGGCCTGCTATTTGGTGTATCGGATGTACCGGGAGCGTGGAGGAGAGTACACCTTTAACATAG GTGTCACCAGTGCGGGCCAGGATCGCAGCACCTACGAGCCCATTGATCAGTCAGAAGCGCCTCCCCAGTGGCCTCCCCCGGGCAAGGCAGCCCAGCCACCCTACTGA
- the AGTRAP gene encoding type-1 angiotensin II receptor-associated protein isoform X1 — translation MELPVVSLKAIILVHWLLTVWGCMNHILPASYAWGNFSVLAVGIWAIVQRDSLDAIAMFLAGLLLTVLTDIIHISIFYPSHDHLGDTTRFSVGMAIFSLLLKPLACYLVYRMYRERGGEYTFNIDLESLSGSHFAHNGVTSAGQDRSTYEPIDQSEAPPQWPPPGKAAQPPY, via the exons ATGGAGCTGCCGGTCGTCAGCCTCAAG gCCATCATTCTGGTGCACTGGCTGCTCACAGTGTG GGGATGCATGAATCACATCTTGCCAGCCTCCTATGCCTGGGGAAATTTCAGTGTCCTTGCAGTGGGGATCTGGGCCATTGTGCAGCGAGATTCCCTCGATGCCATCGCAATG TTCCTGGCTGgcctgctgctcacagtgctCACGGACATCATTCACATCTCTATCTTCTACCCCTCACACGACCATCTCGGCGACACAACCCGTTTCAGTGTGGGCATGGCCATCTTCAGCCTCCTCCTCAAACCCCTGGCCTGCTATTTGGTGTATCGGATGTACCGGGAGCGTGGAGGAGAGTACACCTTTAACATAG ACCTGGAGTCCTTGTCTGGCAGCCACTTTGCCCACAATG GTGTCACCAGTGCGGGCCAGGATCGCAGCACCTACGAGCCCATTGATCAGTCAGAAGCGCCTCCCCAGTGGCCTCCCCCGGGCAAGGCAGCCCAGCCACCCTACTGA
- the DRAXIN gene encoding draxin, with protein MATSSTTFSPFLFLCALVLSDVSLAVSLNPGTKLRNVPESNNHLQNQEMWLQQPKIGHHHKHGLAKKERVHAMPSRGRLAGEETLRMGSGASAVEELVTEGQPAALKQNKDVFLGFELPYPERENQSPGSERGKKQNREHRRNSRRDRLKHHRGKTPDAGPSSLYKKPESFEEQFQNLQAEEATSLTPTVLLITALDQAVSTEEPPVLPATSPRSQARLRQDGDVMPTLDMALFDWTDYEDLKPEMWPSAKKKEKRRSKSPSSGNETVTAEGEPCDHHLDCLPGSCCDLREHLCKPHNRGLNNKCYDDCMCTEGLRCYAKFHRNRRVTRRKGRCVEPESANGEQGSFINV; from the exons ATGGCAACTTCTTCCACcaccttctctcctttcctcttcctgtgCGCACTGGTTCTTTCTGACGTCAGTCTTGCAGTCTCCCTGAACCCTGGCACAAAGCTCAGAAATGTTCCAGAGAGCAACAACCACCTTCAAAACCAAGAgatgtggctgcagcagcccaaAATTGGGCACCACCACAAGCATGGCCTGGCCAAGAAGGAGAGGGTCCATGCCATGCCTTCGAGAGGGCGACTGGCCGGGGAAGAGACCCTCAGGATGGGCAGTGGAGCGTCAGCTGTGGAGGAGCTGGTGACAGAGGGACAGCCAGCAGCCCTGAAACAGAACAAGGATGTGTTCCTGGGCTTTGAGTTGCCATATCCTGAGAGGGAGAACCAGTCCCCGGGCTCGGAGAGGGGGAAGAAGCAGAACCGGGAGCACCGGCGGAACAGCCGCAGGGACAGGCTGAAACACCACCGAG GGAAGACTCCTGATGCTGGGCCGAGCTCCCTGTACAAGAAACCTGAAAGCTTTGAAGAACAGTTTCAGAACCTCCAGGCAGAGGAAGCTACAAGTCTGACTCCCACTGTGCTCCTCATCACTGCCCTGGACCAAGCTGTTTCCACGGAAGAGCCTCCTGTTCTTCCAGCCACCTCACCACGGTCACAG GCCCGCCTCAGGCAAGATGGGGATGTGATGCCCACCCTAGATATGGCACTCTTTGACTGGACAGATTATGAGGATCTCAAACCAGAAATGTGGCCATCTGCTAAAAAGAAAG AAAAGCGCCGCAGTAAGAGCCCCAGCAGTGGAAATGAAACTGTGACAGCTGAAGGGGAGCCATGTGATCACCACCTTGACTGCCTCCCAG GCTCTTGCTGTGACCTGCGTGAGCACCTCTGCAAACCCCACAATCGAGGCCTTAACAACAAGTGTTATGATGACTGTATGTGCACTGAAG GGCTCCGCTGTTACGCCAAATTCCACCGGAACCGAAGAGTGACCCGGAGGAAAGGGCGCTGCGTGGAGCCTGAGTCAGCCAACGGAGAGCAGGGATCTTTCATCAATGTTTAG